Sequence from the Ostrea edulis chromosome 8, xbOstEdul1.1, whole genome shotgun sequence genome:
ATGTCAAATAATGTAGGGATTTTAAAAAAGGATTGtatttctgagagagagagagagagagagagagagagagagagagagagagagagagagagagagagagagagagagagaacgaaAGAGAGGgtaaaacgtgtaaagtgaggGAAATTTTCAACCAATGGACAGTAGTTGTGAGGACAGATTTAAACTATGAGGAGCAAGAAAACATCCTCACTAAATAGGATTCATcgttcagagagagagagagagagagagagagagagagagagagagagagagagacagacagacagacagacagacagacagagatatAAATCTCAAGTCAAAGGCTAATATTTTTTGAAGTGCATAAACGAAACTAGAATTAGATCTCGCTGTCCTTCAGTAGATGTAGGGctgtaaagtaaaaaaaaaaactcgttGATTTCTCGGAAACTTCTGATAATAAAACGGTCTTGTACATTTCATATTGGCTTGTAAAACTCCAAACATGGTTAAAACAAAGCCAGATTATACATATGTAGCTAGGACGATTATCTGTTGTATTCCTGTTGTGGACCCGGAGTACGATCGCTGAGAgtacattattttttatttcagtgtttCAGATTCAGTTTCTTTGTTTCCATCAATACCATGTACATATCCCAAAACGGTTTTTGAAATCTTTGACGCGCGAGTTCTTAGTGGCTGATCCGGTTTTTAGGATCCAAACACCCGGCGTGTTGATCGGACAGAGAATATATGGAACGAGACGGCGACGTACAAAGTGTACCCTAGACTTGCTtaagtctctatgttgtttttattactttataatTTCGTTCAAAATGTTCTGTGTTTAAGAAGTCTAAATATCTGCTCTATACCATACTTAATGTCCCCAAACATAGATACTTGTAAACCCTGCACAGGGCTTATCAGCCTCCTAATTAAATATGTCATCATGTATCCCTCTGTAGGATGTTTTATGACCTTTCCccaaatcaaaatgttttagtTTAGCTGTTGTATTCCTAGTGTCTCCATATGGTCAATTCACATGGCAGTTTCTACACTgtgaaaagttttcaattttattagATCACCTTAGTAAACTCGGGTACCTATTGCAACTGCTTTGCGTCCATTGAGCGTTAAcaattcttgataactaccattccaattctttccaaatttggtatgaagcatccttgggacaagggggacatgaattgtaattttcaggaaTCCTACACTCCGGGGCCTTAGGGCAGGGCAAAAATcggccaattttcaaaaatcttctctagaacatcacacacgtgtaagaaaaactaaatgcattgtgataCAGAGCAGGAAGGactctaccaaaactgtaaatgtCATCATCCCCGGGATAGAGTTTCTGACCCCAGGGAAAACCAAAcgtgatatatagtgtttatgtgtaaaacgcttagataacatcttcctttgtgctattgatactaaattgtaactcaatggatatttagaaagacaaggtagtcctttaccaaaattgtaaatttgatgatctcagggggtaggggttttggtatcagggtagggccaaaatggCCAGTTATTAAACGTGTGAAAATAGAACtgttttaacttcttgataactactgttccaattcctttcaaatttcgTATGAAGCATCTTCGGAACATCAAGtcaaacatcaatcaatcttcaggacaagggggacataaattgcaaatttcatgatcctagatggtaagggtttggttttatggtggagccaaaattattatagtgattattgtttttatcatttgaaggacttctttaagtttactgatgcagtataaaaactaattgcataatttggaaaagcagaaaagaatgtacaaaaCTGGTGAATTTTGCAAGAATATTTTGTGTTAATTGGAAGATATTACTTGCACATTGATATAAATCCAGACATCCATACTGATAAAGTTTGCCTTAAGTGTGCAAGTAAAGTCAATAAGGTGAATGAAAGTGTTTTGAAACTTAAGACAAACTATAAGTGGACAATAGGAAGTATGTTGCAATCCTATGGACTTGGAACATCTAAAAGATTAGTTTCTGGTTGAATTTTAAATCACTTATAGACAACTGATTTAATTCTTATGATATGGCTTTAGAAGATTAGATATTTCCgttttcattttaattcagagaagtttggcattaataaaaagtattaaagagagcaatgattattaaacatagagacttgagcaagtctaagTGTACCCTGAAATTCCTAAAACAGaaacccgtgacattcaccGAGTCCATTCTAATTTACAACGCACGGAATACTGGacagaaatttaaaaagtatatcAAGGTCATCtacagaatatatttcatgcaGAAACAAAGGAACGTATCTGTTAAACATTCTAACATCAATGCTATTCAGCTGCTGTTTAGTGTAGTAATCTTTAGTTTCACGAGCTGTTgcaagagttatctctctttcatCGTAAACATTTTTATTCACAGTCGTGAATAATTTAGGAAAACGTTTACTCTTAACGCATATTTTACCTTATCTTCGCCATCCCTCACTCTAACGCATATATACCGTTACCTCAAATCACTCACGTTAACGCATATATACCGTCGCCTCAAAATAACGCATTTTAACACATATAATTCGTTACCTCAAAATCCCGCACTTTAACACATAAATACCGTTACCTCAAAATCACACACTTTAACGCAACTTCAATGCACATAAGCCTTCATTGACCATGATACAGCGaaatagatgattttaaaaatattataatcAAGATGGGTTGTCAGACAAAAAAGTGACAAAAATGAAGAATTTGCCAGATTTATTTGTAGCGAAGACACACATTCGGGGATACACTACAGACAACGGGGAACCATTGTTTACCGGGTTCCCACAAGGGGAGACACTCTAACTGGGAGTAACTCACGGGGCAACTATCAGCTACCTGTCCCTAGACCCTGTTAACAGCTGTTGAAAAATTGAATCGGATTTTGACCATGAACAAGTGGGAGTTACCGCTTCAAAAACTCGttgattcatttgattaaatatgCATTATGTAATTATTCGTTTAggtttttatttgattatttcaatgtattgttaatatatttacTAAGATTACTAATGGTAAGGGAGATGATTATTTTAATGTAGTAAtgagagggggagggggtagttGAAGGGGGGTAGTTATACACTGTGCTTTGTACGAATATTGGCGGAGAATCAACTTGGCTGAACATTGGGACGGACGCCTTCACCAAATTTTGAAGTAGTCCTTCATAATCCATacctggaaatttactttcagctgcggccggttctagcaattaatgtccATTTAGATGACATTGCTGTTCGCCCTGCAAATAAATGAGTTGACTATCAAAattaatgctgcattactttccgtctaaatatgtaatctccataaaataaactatcactaaattttctgttcaaattGTGACTTCCATGGAGCAATATTTCATCTCCTGAAATTCAAGAGTtccaatgtattttttttttaaattagcgataGACAAGTAGGTATGTGGaggtacatgtactatgtatcAGTAATTTGATAAAACATCTCTCAGCTGAgattacgtacatgtacactgcAGTATAGACGAGTAATGTATGTCAAATAAAGTAtggatttaaaaacaaaaactctcTATTCTCAAGCGAAATGATACAACACAAATGTTGTGAGAAAAGGCGTTAAAATTTTTGCAAATCAACTCAAAAGCGCTGTACATAGCGTCACCATCCAGCAGCGAATGTGATGGTACTATTACGTCATAGGTGACTTGATAGAAGTTTCCTAAACATTCACATCAAAAACTATCATCTCCTAGTGTAGACTCATCCTAAacatcctgacttttaactacccctggtcctgacttttaactacccaggtcctgacttttaactaccccgcaTCCAGAcctttaactaccccgggtcctgacttttaactaccagcAGATATTTCTTGCATAGCACTACGATTAATCAGGGACATGCTgttgttgagatgaagatttcaAACGGTGCATTTCTTATATTCTCACGTACAATTGttattccctattgtggccccaacctatttCATGGGAGAGGGGGAGGGagtaatttgaaaaatttaaatctGCAGTACCTAGCTAGGGATACTTGCATATCAACACGATTAATCGTGGTTTTCTTCTAAACTTAAAAAAAAGATTCTAAAATAGTTTACTATATATCTGCACGTGACATTATTCACGGGAACCATGAGTtacacaaacttgaatcaactTTATGTTagaaacctttcatgtaaaagttcaacttttctgacccagtgattcttgagaactCTATATTCACCTTTTCCTGATTATGTGCCCTTTGGAAAGGGCAGAATCAttcatttgaacatacttgGCTCCTCGTCACCCAAGGATGGTAGCCAAGTTCAATTGAAATTGTCTCAATGGTTTTGGAGTCgacgaaaatatgaaaagtttacagacagacaaatcaACGTGATAATGAGGTTACTTGAACTTTCaggtttacagacggacagacagaccactctcagatgagctaaacacacataattcattattcatcttttaatcCACTAGTTCAACAGAACCTAAActattcatgaaataaaactcCAACACGCAATATAGGATAAGCTCGCATGCGCGAGTGCAATATAAGTTTAATCATACACGTGtaagtatatataaatatctggAGGTTCATTGTTCCACTCAAATCAATCAACAACAGAAAAAAAAGAGTATTACCAAAAATATGTAACGTATTTCATGTCATTTTCTCACTAGAGGGCGCGTGATGCGAGCTTCACTCACACATTAAAACACACAGGTAATTTacctattgtttacctgtatacAGGTGAGCTGTACATTTACCGGGAATGCATGACGTGTATGAGACAAGATTGTGTAACGCGTCCTATGGTGATTTCAGTATCATTTCATAGATTGGACCATAGGGTCAAatctatattttatttaaagctAAACTTTGGCTTCCAAAAATAGTTAAGCATTCTTTCAACAAAAAAAAGGGAAACTCTTGTTAATTTATTCAGAAGTGGTTTTCTGACATCGATGACACTTCTAATGGccaggtttataaacttttcaaacattgttttgGTTTAGAGAAATATGTACTTACTCTGcctgtaaaattaagaaaattatttatgaaatttcgcACTTCAAATCACCAATTACCCATAGAGACAGGAAGATGGCATGATATTCCCCTGAATGAAAGgctatgtacattttgtaataaaggaGAAATAGGAGATgatttccattttattttagtgTCCAACCTTTTCACAATTAAGGAAAAAATAcatagacaatttttttttttatgaaagaccAATTAGAAAGTGAGGCGgacagtttgattttttttcgaGGTCATTTAATCGATATTAATAATTTAACAGATTGTGCTACTAAAAGAAAAATGAGATCATTTTTGTCTAATTTGCTTACATgcaatttatctattttttttttttaatttcctttattttcagTTCCCAGTCTTCATAAGTTTAAACATTTTAagaatcaataaaatatgtcataattaatttcaaacataacatatattttgttgttgtattttttaaaacacattacCGAGAATTATGTTTTAAGAGTAAGCACCATTAAAACTTGATATCTTTTCActtatctataataaaaaaatatatggaaTTAATCTAAACTATATCTTATTCACAAAGTGACTGGGATCAGGCAGCAGGGATAGCCTATTTAAGCCCTCTCCCTACATCATGATCAAGTGTGAAATGGAAATACAAGgcacacacatatacaaataaataaccTATACACCAGAGAACAATCACATGAATgttcacatatatataaatagaaataGATGGAATGAGAAAAGTTTCGATATAtccacacatacatatacacacatatagaaTGAGTAAACGAAACgtaaaagaaaaaattgaaaaaagcaaataaaatgaatattatttatacaatttgaaagagaaagaaagaaaagtaaggatatataacaaaagaaaaaaaggtaaacaatgggggggggggggggggcagtataTGGAATTGATAATTCAggcgatttttttaaaaatcataggTATGCATTTCTGACCGCGAACCACGGGGGACTTTGCCTTCTGGGACTCACCATGCCGTTGTTAGTTGTTATGTTATGGGACTCACCATGCCGTTGTTATGTTATGGGTCAAGGACATTGTCCTCAAGGACTTACGACATTTTACTCGCTGGGGGTCTTACAGTGGCTTCCAGAACCCTCATGATATACTACAGTATTGCAGTCGGGTTAGATATTACAATTCGTCTCGGGTCAATTCCGGTGACCCGTGACGTAGggggagatatatatatatactaccaATTCCTGGAGCGCGGGAGTCTTGTGCATACCCTAATCCTACCTTGACGTGCTGCTTTATATGTTGTGTGTTCATATGATGCCTGCTTAGGTAACTATGCTTAGTTGTATGCTGCTACTAATTCCATGTTTTATTGGTGGAATgaagaacccagatacaatgtacctgggaagagaccaccgaccttccgaaagtaaactgggaaatgttctcacttaccggcgcgagcaggattcgaacccgcaccgaccaGAGGCGAGAGGCCGTATGATTTTgaacgcgatgctctaaccactcggccacggaggccccccaAACTTTTGTAATTTCAAGGacatgcattttgatttttcagcTGTATGATATTGAAAGTAGAGAACTAGTAccgaatttaaaatgaaaatgcattTCTTGCACATACCTGCATTGTTATGGGTCCCTAAAATCCCCATAGTCCTCAGATGGAAATGCAGCTCTTATCTTTTGAACAGCACAAAATGGTAAGGGGACATTTTTCCCAAGGTAGCCCCAGCACCAGTGCACAAGTTATCGATATGCTGTATATATGTTCCTTATGTGAATGTTGTTTGTATACATTAGAAAACCATTTATTGGTAGAAACACTTCTGTGTTCATGTACACTTTTGTTTCCTGACTATTTAAAATGAAGTAAAGATAGGATgattataaaattaaatacagtAAAAGTTCTTACTCTTCAATGCTGGTTTGTAATTCTCCATACTGGGAGCGGTACTGGTAGTAGACTGTCTCAAGCATATACACATCTAGGCACACCGATGGGAATCCAGGATGCTGAGTAATGCAGGAAAGCTTTCGgtcagatgatttttttttttgctgttgaCTGTCAATTTCACAACGGCAGATGCTCTCCCTCTGTATAGACATTAGTACACAATATCCACAAGTACACCTACAAATCATATAGTTATACACAAATTCCGTGTCTGTATGCAAGTCTAAACACATATCTTTAATTACAAGTTTCTATTATTAATGGTATTTAGCAGTTAAAAGATTTATTTCGAATgtatctctttttaaaaactaatGAAGTTTTGGAGTAGAAAAAAATGTAAGCAGGCTTTATCAAAGTCAATTTCAATATACCAATCGGTGTTGTCCAGCCTCGGCCGATCTTCGTCGCTTCTCCCAAGCGAGTAATCTTGCTCGCTTTCATTCGATTCAGAAACCTCAGGTTCAAATTGGTGAGGAATAATGTCCTGCAGGTTTTCCACGTCTATATCGTCACAAGATGAGACTTCAGACGACATGTGAAGTCCGATGTCGGAGGAAGTTGATGATCTGCTATCTCTTAGTCTTGCGTTCGCCATTTTGAAACTGATGGGTTGTGACGTCACATACCCCAATCGCTATATATAATAAAGTGCTGCTAACTGGTTTTGAGCAGGTGCAAAAATCGGCAATTTTAACCGTGGATATCTGGCTTATAAAGGCACTTACATGTGTAAAACTTTCGAATCTGTATTTTATTAATAAAGATACATCAGTTCAGACTAACTTATATTTTGACTTCTTGGACACGTTAAGTAGTAACACAATTGAATTAGTAATTAGTATACTAAGAGTGATAGTGTTCCACTAATTATAATGTTACAGATATTGTAAGATGTAGTTGTAGTAATCCATGGTATTTATTTATCAATAGTCTGCTAGGATATCTATAAGCTCTTTGCTTCCAACGTCCGGCGGTATGAAACACACGTCAGCTCAGGGGGAAGTCAAGACAGCGACTGAATTGCGTTTACAACTAAAGGGTTGAAAGTTACTAAAGTCCAAACCCGATCTAAAATAGTATTTATTTTCACTACATAATTACTAAACAGCAGTGAGAGAATAATGTTCCATCagttaaacacacacacacacaagtacatgttacacGTCACAAACACAgagctgtaattaacaaatatctgtaatgtacacagggctgtaatgtacacaggtctgtaatgtacacaggacTGTTATTAACACAGgcctgtaattaacacagggttgtaatgtacacaggaccgtaatgtacacaggactgttattaacacaggactgtaatcaacacagggttgtaatgtacacagggctgtaatgtacacacggctgtaatgtacacagggctgtaatgCACACAGGACTGTCACCTGCACATAACTGTTATATACACTGGGTTGAAATTAACAAgcagatgtaattaacacactGCTGTAAATAATAGTgtgtttaaatatgaaaatgatggTGTTAAATCTGTTATAACACTGTGTTGAGATATGTAATTAACATTGTGtgtagatgtgtaattaacactgtgtttagagatattggattttcttcactttagcagtgtaacactcagccacaaagaggttgtcccTGATGTCAACACATAAACCGAATGGAGCGCGTAAATTAgaaatgtaacggaggaactgccCATCCTGATCTAGAATGTGGATACGGTTATTGTTAtggtctgctgtcaggatgtgactctgacTGTCTGTAGTGATACCGACTGGATCAAATGAGTCctcggtattagagggatgaccagtgtatctaaatcggagtttccctgactgattgaccaccactactgctctAGCTGTATAATCAGCCACACAAATATCCAGGTTCTTATTCTCACTGATGTATTTATAGCTATAATcagatgaatagagaggacgaccctgatcatcgaACTGAATAGTTTGTGTATCTGTGGAACCAGAGTAACGCACAACTTTGGATTGTTTGTAatcatcactgatcatggtaaccaggagatcgtTAGAGGCGGTACTGCATACGTTGCGAGATTCCCACCCATGTAGTATGATCGAGGTCTGTATCTCTTTATTCTTCACTAGGTTTATAGTCTTGTTACCAgggtcagtataaacaagatctccgtcccgtgtcaccgTTATGTCTGATGGCCAGTTCCCTGACTTAGTTGGTATTAATGTCAGTGGTTTACTCTGGTGGTTGATGAGCTTCATGATGTCGTTATTACCGCGTGCCCAGACTTGATattcactcagacagctaacactgtatagTGTTTTATATCCAGTGTCTATGGTGTCGGTGACGCGCGcctcatcaagcagtggttggactggaggagacgatacagcttctgctgacttcattgtgtcgtCATGTTCTGAGTTAATGGATAACTgcgacagagaaccaaacatttcattgagctgatctttgttcATTTTCTGAGCAGAAAAACTTGGTAATGTAACTCGGACTTTAGGtggtaatgttctaaattcgggattcctagatttgtaagtagaggttaaggagacgtcatttgattttagtattgatttcaagtcggaaATGATTTGTTTGAGTTCAGTAATTTTTTGTGTGATttcatctgtatttttattcaggatagataggtgtttgtttttcatctcctgAATGTCGGATTTCCgtcggttgacaatggcggtgatctCTCCGTGTAAGACTTCTCCTTGTTGGTCAGCAGCTGTGGTCAGTTTCCCGTAATTCGTTTCTAACTCGATTTTTTCAGTTTGGACATCGgacgccatttcttcatatcggGGATAAATTCTAGACTCAAACTCTTCCAAATCTGTTTGTAAACTTCCTGTTTTAGAGCTGCgtttttccagaatatctgatatatcgtGACCTTCATGTTTACTTGAAGAGGCACAGGTTAAACAGACAGGAACGTCACATTTCTCACAGTAATTTTTACAGAGTTCGTCGGCGTGGTCCGGGCATTTTGAGTAGTTAAAAGACTTTCTGTGTTTATAGGGCACGACTTTGTGTCTTATAGACGAATCCGAGAGGTGCTTCCCAACACAGGTCTGGCATAGATTTATATCACAAcgttcacagtgactctgtaggtGTGCAGTTTTACAGAGGTCACACAATAGTATAATCTGGGCTCTGAGGAATGGGTCCATTTCCGATTACCAGGGCCACTgttaattgaaatatgaaatcctAATTAAAGAGTTGGACCTGTTGAAACACATGACCAGCTAGAATTACAATGTGTTATATAAACGGCGATCATTTATATACCAAACTACAATGTATTGaattactcccccccccccccccccctcttcagAAATGTATGAAATTATCATGAAAATGAGCAGATCTATCTAATCGATCGCATAAATAtggatatttattttgtctCACCTGAAAATCCAAGATGGCGTCCCTGGTTTTTCGACCTTCCATCTAGTCCTATGATTAAATACCTGTGTTGTGCGTCAACCTTTAAACATTATCTATTTGAATatagttttaaagtttgttttatccTAATTCATGACCATTTTGGGTAGTCATGTCAACATTTACGTCAGAGGATATACTAAATACTTATATTTAGGGATATCACTTTGCGACTGTGTGTCTGGGGGTCATATGGTAATCACTACTACAGTCTCAGTTTGAACAAAATTTCATATAGAGGCAACTTTTGAATTaggtgaagttttttttttccaccGTACCAACGGCCACCATTACAGGGCGCttccgttttcaaggtcaaatctGAAAGGCAATACAGGACCGACGTTGTAAATTTCTTCTCGTTATTATCCAGCGTTAAAGAATCTTACAAGTACTCGAGTGACGTGTGACTTGCACAGACATAAACAACGTTATATTGAGCGCTTATAGAAGGAACAATCACCACATATATATTAAACCATTTAGATTGGACGCGGTACTGAGATTTAAGTTATTTAGTAAATATTGCTAGTAAACAATGAAGCCTACCTATCCTTTTAATGGAACTTAAGGTTTATGGAATTCAACAATGGGAAACCGTGTGCTAGCCATTTTTTATCAGTGCAAAAGATTATATTACTTCATGAAAGCATTGATTAATCGGAGGGCGCGTTACACTATATTCACTTATACACTTTAAGGATAAATGCAAAGCTCACCCGTGTACAGATAAACAGTAGATAAATTACCTGTGTCAGTGAAGATTGCGTTACGCGCCCCCTGGTGTGAGAAAGACATGAAACACGTAAATATCTGTGTATTATATTATTACATACTCAACATTGTTTTTTCTATTGTAGATTGAGTTGAGTGGAATAATGAAACTCTGGATATCTACACTATGTACATTCACATgtgtatgatttaaaaaattgttttcgcATATGCGAGTTTACCCTATTGTACGTTTTCGAGTTTTCTTTCATGAATAGTTTAGGTTCTGTTTACTGACACAGACCAGAGATATGTAACTATCTTTGGTAATACTGGGGTAGACCAGATATATGTAACTCTCTGGGGAAATACTGAGACAGACCAGAGATATGTTATTCTCTGTGGAAATACTGACACAGACCAGAGATATGTAACTCTCAGTAGAAATGATGGGGCAGACCACACATCTGTAACTCTCTGTGGAGAAACTGACACACACCAgagatctgtaactctctgtaGAAATGCTGGGACAGACCAGAAATCTGTAACTCTCTGTAGAAATACCAACACAGACCAGAGATCTGTATCTCTCTGTAGAAATACTAAAACAGACACgagatctgtaactctctgtaTAAATACTGGGACAGACCAGAGACATGTAACTCTCTGTCGAAATACTGACACATACCAgagatctgtaactctctgtaGAAATACTGGGACAGACCAGAGACATGTAACTCTCTGTAGAAATACTGAGACATCAGAGATCTGTAATTCTCTATAGAAATACTGGGACAGACCAGATAGCTACAGGTCAGCAACTTAAATTGCCAATTCCCCAAATTTCGATATCTGAAATAGTTGAGGGGGTCGTTCTTCAGAAATAAATGGGGGGAGTCACCTAATGATATGTCTGTATTTACATATGATAAAGCGGAAATGATCCATGTCAAAAAATCGATGGGGGGACGCAACCCTGATTCTACGAGCCTGCTCCTAGGTAGATCTGCTCCCTCCTTTATGATAAGAAATGTGTAGATGTCGCTGCGTTGAACAGTAATTGTAAGACATATTTCCACCATGTTGTTACTGTGTCGACCAACTAAATTCTTAGATTACAACTGGTCAAACATGTCGACGCAGAATTCACAATATGTCTTAACTTGTTATGGGCCGGCATGATATAACCTTGGAGAAGTCGCATGCGTTTCTGCGGGACAGATGTCTGTTACCGCTGAAATGTTCCGATAAAGTAGGACGTGTttcatgtttttgaaaaaaggttTATATCCTATATATTCTTTAAATGACCGCGCTATGATATGTGAGATTTTAAAGGTCAAgaaaatcaatttgaaaatcgataaaaaCCTTTCGCATAGCGTGTATtctgttatttcggatttcaaaaatgtcagttgagcatcactgaagagacagtatttgtcgaaatgcgcatctgatgcatcaaaattggtaccgtataagttttacattctataATTAGTTTCAATAAACTGTTTGACAAGCGATGTCATGCTACTGACTGAATATAGTGCTTTTATatctcaatttttaaatcgaaccaggctactgacaaacaagttgatggagcAGGGgatccaacagtctcgtttagaatcaacatttcgcaaattctctgGTCGTTAtcacgatctagtttgccaatacaacatatcatttgggttaaatgctgtctgacgtgtttcataccgattgttaggccgttcttggtacactgcttttgactacggataactccgtttacctgatcaagatatagggctcacggcgggtgggact
This genomic interval carries:
- the LOC125663412 gene encoding E3 ubiquitin-protein ligase TRIM71-like; the protein is MDPFLRAQIILLCDLCKTAHLQSHCERCDINLCQTCVGKHLSDSSIRHKVVPYKHRKSFNYSKCPDHADELCKNYCEKCDVPVCLTCASSSKHEGHDISDILEKRSSKTGSLQTDLEEFESRIYPRYEEMASDVQTEKIELETNYGKLTTAADQQGEVLHGEITAIVNRRKSDIQEMKNKHLSILNKNTDEITQKITELKQIISDLKSILKSNDVSLTSTYKSRNPEFRTLPPKVRVTLPSFSAQKMNKDQLNEMFGSLSQLSINSEHDDTMKSAEAVSSPPVQPLLDEARVTDTIDTGYKTLYSVSCLSEYQVWARGNNDIMKLINHQSKPLTLIPTKSGNWPSDITVTRDGDLVYTDPGNKTINLVKNKEIQTSIILHGWESRNVCSTASNDLLVTMISDDYKQSKVVRYSGSTDTQTIQFDDQGRPLYSSDYSYKYISENKNLDICVADYTARAVVVVNQSGKLRFRYTGHPSNTEDSFDPVGITTDSQSHILTADHNNNRIHILDQDGQFLRYISNLRAPFGLCVDIRDNLFVAECYTAKVKKIQYL